In Leucobacter sp. CX169, a single genomic region encodes these proteins:
- a CDS encoding DUF6328 family protein, producing the protein MPPEGDHPIDETPKERLDRNWNELLQEMRVIQTGTQIITGFLLAAVFQSRFTDLDSYQLTVYLALVVISVLTTIAGLAPVSLHRYLFRKQAKDWIVAYADRFARITLWGVATTVTGISLLIFDFVLGRLAGIIAAGGIAAVLVGVWIVIPHRAGIAAKIRDPD; encoded by the coding sequence GTGCCGCCTGAGGGGGATCACCCGATCGATGAGACGCCGAAAGAGCGGCTCGACCGCAACTGGAATGAGCTGTTGCAAGAGATGCGCGTCATCCAGACCGGCACGCAAATCATCACGGGCTTTCTGCTGGCAGCGGTGTTCCAATCGCGCTTCACCGACCTCGATTCGTACCAGCTGACGGTCTACCTCGCGCTCGTCGTCATTTCTGTGCTCACGACCATCGCGGGGTTGGCGCCGGTGAGCCTGCACCGGTATCTGTTCCGGAAGCAGGCGAAGGACTGGATCGTCGCCTATGCCGATCGCTTCGCGAGGATCACCCTCTGGGGAGTGGCGACGACGGTCACCGGCATCAGCCTCTTGATCTTCGACTTCGTACTTGGACGCCTCGCGGGGATCATCGCGGCGGGCGGTATCGCCGCGGTCCTCGTCGGTGTGTGGATCGTCATTCCGCACCGGGCCGGAATCGCGGCCAAGATTCGGGATCCAGACTAG
- a CDS encoding DedA family protein encodes MTFSLAATVLAQTDPSTGYEGFIGWVLDLMDKLGEIGVGLAVLIETFVPPIPSEAVLPGAGFLAYEGRMSFWLAWAMATLGALIGAWLWYAIGAAFGRDRTRRVVGKIPLMEHDDFDRAEAFFQRWGGAAVFFGRCVPLVRSFISIPAGIERMSLLKFTCYTFAGSGLWNGLWIGLGYAFGPAIRPLLEQWSGVLSDLIVIIILALVAWFVVSRVLRNRKRARASE; translated from the coding sequence GTGACCTTCTCCCTCGCCGCCACCGTGCTGGCTCAGACAGATCCCAGCACCGGATACGAGGGATTCATTGGGTGGGTGCTTGACCTCATGGACAAGCTCGGCGAGATCGGCGTCGGCCTCGCCGTCCTGATCGAAACGTTTGTGCCGCCCATCCCCTCCGAGGCGGTACTGCCCGGGGCAGGATTTCTCGCATACGAGGGGCGCATGAGTTTTTGGCTGGCGTGGGCCATGGCCACGCTCGGCGCGCTCATTGGCGCGTGGCTCTGGTACGCGATCGGGGCGGCGTTCGGGCGCGATCGCACGCGCCGGGTGGTCGGCAAGATCCCGCTCATGGAGCACGACGACTTCGATCGGGCCGAAGCGTTCTTTCAGAGGTGGGGTGGCGCCGCCGTCTTCTTTGGGCGCTGCGTGCCGCTCGTGCGCTCGTTTATCTCGATCCCGGCCGGGATTGAGCGCATGTCGCTGTTGAAGTTCACCTGCTATACCTTCGCCGGTTCCGGGTTGTGGAACGGCCTCTGGATCGGCCTCGGCTACGCCTTCGGCCCCGCGATCCGGCCACTCCTCGAGCAATGGAGTGGAGTGCTCTCGGACCTGATCGTCATCATCATTCTCGCGCTCGTCGCGTGGTTTGTCGTGTCGCGGGTGTTGCGCAACCGGAAACGCGCGCGGGCTTCGGAATAG
- a CDS encoding oxygenase MpaB family protein — protein sequence MNTPAPTTSTTPTPAAVVREDDGYFGPDSVSWRLFADPSAKLGGVAAILMQALNPQMMRLFDAASGYATDMAGRAERTGRYIDTTIFGDTAHADAAGESVRRMHAASRWTDPQTGIEHRADTQAWLEWTHNTVTWGVLRAADEFGPALTPAEQDAFVLEQHVAARLAGVDTEGLSATRAELDTYMDAQRGWMALTLPAAELAKNLRRPGLRGNPLKVWTGIVIQDGILWLLPEWGRELYGIEGRPMNLRAAAATTKKMIATARRSAGYDQIITEITDRVDTHPYRKVRAKKANAA from the coding sequence ATGAACACTCCGGCACCGACGACGAGCACCACTCCCACTCCGGCGGCGGTCGTCCGCGAGGACGACGGGTACTTTGGCCCGGACAGCGTGAGCTGGCGCCTGTTCGCCGATCCGTCGGCGAAGCTGGGCGGCGTCGCGGCGATCCTGATGCAGGCACTGAACCCGCAGATGATGCGCCTCTTCGACGCGGCAAGCGGGTATGCGACCGACATGGCCGGCCGCGCCGAGCGCACGGGCCGGTACATCGACACCACCATCTTTGGTGACACAGCGCACGCGGATGCCGCGGGCGAATCGGTGCGACGCATGCACGCCGCGAGCCGCTGGACCGACCCGCAGACCGGCATCGAGCACCGCGCCGACACCCAGGCGTGGCTGGAGTGGACCCACAACACCGTCACTTGGGGAGTCCTCCGCGCCGCTGACGAGTTTGGCCCGGCGCTCACCCCGGCAGAGCAGGACGCGTTCGTGCTCGAGCAGCACGTCGCCGCCCGCCTGGCCGGCGTCGACACCGAAGGGCTCTCCGCCACCCGCGCCGAACTCGATACCTATATGGACGCGCAGCGCGGCTGGATGGCCCTGACGCTCCCCGCCGCCGAACTCGCGAAGAACCTGCGCCGCCCGGGCCTCCGCGGCAACCCCCTCAAGGTGTGGACCGGCATTGTGATCCAGGACGGGATCCTGTGGCTGCTGCCCGAGTGGGGCCGCGAACTCTACGGGATCGAGGGGCGCCCCATGAACCTGCGTGCCGCGGCCGCGACCACCAAGAAGATGATCGCAACGGCACGGCGCAGCGCGGGGTACGACCAGATCATCACCGAGATCACCGATCGGGTCGACACGCACCCGTACCGCAAGGTGCGGGCCAAGAAGGCAAACGCAGCGTGA
- a CDS encoding TetR/AcrR family transcriptional regulator: protein MTVVPKRRVGRPPKRVLSRDIIFEAGLKLLDERGAHGSGMRDIARELGVQPSALYNHVAGQDDVIAGVRELIGDRIDGAMFDELPWDEALVVWAHSYRDAFAAHPPTIALLAVTPVLPDSRISLMYEKVLTALEQGGWPVDQLLSVMVALESFILGSALDAVADDEILNPGDRVDVPLYTAAHAARRTAIAGRRPADVAFELGLDVMISGLRARLAVG from the coding sequence ATGACTGTTGTACCCAAGCGCCGTGTTGGGCGGCCCCCCAAACGCGTGCTCAGCCGCGACATCATCTTCGAGGCCGGACTGAAGCTCCTCGACGAGCGCGGGGCGCACGGCTCGGGCATGCGCGATATCGCGCGTGAGCTCGGCGTGCAGCCCTCCGCGCTGTACAACCACGTTGCGGGGCAGGACGACGTGATCGCCGGGGTGCGCGAGCTCATCGGCGATCGCATCGACGGTGCAATGTTTGACGAGCTGCCCTGGGACGAGGCGTTGGTGGTCTGGGCGCACTCTTATCGGGACGCCTTCGCCGCGCACCCGCCTACGATTGCGTTGCTCGCGGTCACCCCGGTGCTGCCCGACTCGCGCATCAGTTTGATGTACGAAAAGGTGCTGACCGCGCTCGAGCAGGGTGGCTGGCCCGTGGACCAGCTGCTGTCGGTCATGGTCGCGCTCGAGTCGTTCATCCTCGGCTCCGCGCTCGACGCGGTCGCCGACGACGAAATCCTCAACCCCGGGGATCGCGTGGACGTGCCGCTCTACACGGCCGCCCACGCGGCGCGGCGAACCGCGATCGCCGGGCGTCGACCCGCCGACGTCGCATTCGAGCTCGGGCTCGACGTGATGATCAGCGGGCTGCGCGCGCGACTCGCGGTGGGGTAG
- a CDS encoding bifunctional methylenetetrahydrofolate dehydrogenase/methenyltetrahydrofolate cyclohydrolase: MTAQKLDGTAAAASIKDELRVRVSALAERGIVPGLATVLVGADPGSQWYVAGKHRDCAEVGISSIKRELPETVTQEELEAVLDDLNADPACTGYIVQLPLPKHIDTDRILGKIDPNKDADGLHPTNLGWLVLNANTEITTPLPCTPRGVIELVERNGLSWAGKHVVVVGRGVTVGRPIGPLLTRREFNATVTLTHTGTQDLGAELRRADVIVAAAGVEGIVTAENVKPGAIVLDVGVSRKTDPETGKSRVVGDVDPGVAEVASWISPNPGGVGPMTRALLLQNVVEMAERASA, translated from the coding sequence TTGACCGCTCAGAAACTCGACGGGACGGCAGCCGCTGCTTCGATCAAGGACGAGCTGCGGGTGCGGGTTTCGGCTCTCGCCGAGCGCGGGATCGTTCCCGGGCTCGCGACCGTGCTCGTTGGCGCCGACCCGGGCTCGCAGTGGTACGTCGCGGGCAAGCACCGCGACTGCGCCGAGGTCGGCATCTCGTCGATCAAGCGCGAGCTGCCCGAGACGGTGACGCAGGAGGAGCTCGAGGCCGTCCTCGACGACCTCAACGCCGACCCGGCCTGCACCGGCTACATCGTGCAGCTGCCGCTGCCGAAGCACATCGATACCGACCGGATCCTCGGGAAGATCGACCCGAACAAGGACGCGGACGGGCTGCACCCGACGAACCTCGGCTGGCTCGTGCTCAACGCGAACACCGAGATCACGACGCCGCTGCCGTGCACGCCGCGCGGCGTGATCGAACTGGTCGAGCGCAACGGCCTGTCGTGGGCGGGCAAGCATGTCGTCGTGGTGGGTCGCGGGGTGACCGTCGGCCGCCCGATCGGCCCGTTGCTGACCCGGCGCGAGTTCAACGCGACCGTCACGCTGACGCACACGGGCACGCAGGATCTCGGCGCCGAGCTGCGCCGTGCCGACGTGATCGTGGCTGCCGCGGGAGTCGAAGGCATCGTCACCGCTGAGAACGTCAAGCCGGGAGCGATCGTGCTTGACGTGGGTGTTTCGCGCAAGACTGACCCGGAGACCGGCAAGAGCCGTGTCGTCGGGGACGTCGATCCTGGGGTGGCCGAGGTCGCGTCGTGGATCTCGCCGAACCCCGGCGGAGTCGGTCCGATGACGCGCGCGCTGCTGCTGCAGAACGTGGTCGAGATGGCGGAGCGCGCCTCCGCCTAA
- the purU gene encoding formyltetrahydrofolate deformylase, with product MSTTAAQSALSPAPVSAPQWVLTLSCVDGPGIVHAVSGAIVASGGNIEESQQFASHDTGRFFMRIQVAAVAQPETFEARFNDALSSVTHRYNMSWRLDVVGRPVRTLILASTATHCVNDLLYRRRGGQLPIEVPLILSNHETVRDIAEFYGAPFEHRAIAGAEDKAAFEARVLEAVEEHDIELVVLARYMQILSPELCEALAGRAINIHHSFLPGFKGANPYKQAHRRGVKLIGATAHFVTTDLDEGPIIEQAVTRVDHSYSPTELMQLGQDEEARTLRRAVTWFAENRILSDGDRTIIFH from the coding sequence ATGAGTACCACCGCCGCGCAGTCCGCGCTTTCCCCAGCCCCCGTTTCCGCTCCCCAGTGGGTCCTCACCCTGTCGTGCGTCGACGGTCCGGGAATCGTGCACGCGGTGAGCGGCGCGATCGTGGCCTCCGGCGGAAACATTGAGGAGAGCCAGCAGTTCGCGAGCCACGACACCGGACGCTTCTTCATGCGCATCCAGGTCGCGGCGGTCGCCCAGCCCGAGACGTTTGAGGCGCGCTTCAACGACGCGCTGTCGTCCGTCACGCACCGCTACAACATGTCCTGGCGTCTCGACGTCGTGGGCCGCCCGGTGCGCACCCTCATCCTGGCCTCCACCGCGACGCACTGTGTCAACGACTTGCTGTACCGTCGCCGGGGCGGCCAGCTGCCCATCGAGGTCCCGCTGATCCTGTCGAACCACGAGACCGTGCGCGACATCGCCGAGTTCTATGGCGCGCCGTTTGAGCACCGCGCCATCGCGGGCGCCGAGGACAAGGCCGCGTTCGAGGCTCGCGTGCTCGAGGCGGTCGAGGAGCACGACATCGAGCTCGTGGTGCTGGCCCGCTACATGCAGATCCTGTCTCCCGAACTCTGCGAGGCGCTCGCGGGACGCGCGATCAACATCCACCACTCGTTCCTCCCGGGATTCAAGGGTGCGAACCCGTATAAGCAGGCGCACCGCCGCGGCGTAAAGCTGATCGGCGCGACGGCGCACTTCGTGACGACCGACCTCGACGAGGGCCCGATCATCGAGCAGGCCGTCACCCGCGTCGACCACTCCTACTCGCCCACCGAGCTCATGCAGCTCGGTCAGGATGAAGAGGCGCGCACCCTGCGCCGCGCGGTGACCTGGTTCGCCGAGAACCGGATCCTGTCCGACGGCGACCGCACGATCATCTTCCACTAG
- the crcB gene encoding fluoride efflux transporter CrcB, producing the protein MTPLIFAMLALAGGAGSAARFFVDGLIRTHLRTQFVWATTIVNVSGSLVLGVLTGIALTDLVPHELGVVLGTGFLGGYTTFSTASYETVHLIQQRRFGASLMSGIGMLVFSVAAALLGLWLGTRF; encoded by the coding sequence GTGACGCCGCTCATCTTCGCGATGCTTGCGCTCGCGGGTGGCGCGGGGTCGGCGGCCAGGTTCTTCGTCGACGGCCTCATTCGCACGCACCTCCGCACACAGTTCGTCTGGGCCACGACCATCGTCAACGTGTCGGGTTCGCTCGTCCTCGGCGTCCTCACCGGCATCGCGCTGACGGATTTGGTACCTCACGAGCTCGGAGTCGTGCTCGGCACCGGGTTCTTGGGCGGTTACACGACCTTCAGTACCGCAAGCTACGAGACGGTGCACCTGATTCAGCAACGCCGCTTTGGCGCCTCGCTGATGAGCGGCATCGGCATGCTGGTGTTCTCCGTGGCCGCCGCCTTGCTCGGGTTGTGGCTCGGCACACGGTTCTAG
- a CDS encoding cation:proton antiporter, whose product MQETAIALVFVAAIAVLAPILAAVVRRALLVPLVVFEIALGMAVGPSWLGWVSDSSLLEMLSTLGLAMLFFMAGNEIAPSALTGRPAARASLGWLISLGIALAAGFTLGQDPAASLVIAIALTGTALGTIMPILRDAGLSKGPLGAVIVPFGAIGEFAPLVAISIFLSGRSPLAGTIVLLVFVAIAGVAVWLAATGPRDWLHRLVRSTMHTSGQFAIRFVVLVLAALVAVAVLLGIDFLLGAFVAGMLARLALRGGDPEDEAVVEAKLESLAFGFFVPVFFIMTGVTFPLDKLLADQRALILVPVFALVMLLARGVPAFLLAGRGASVSDRRTAALFTATTLPLVIAVTQIGVDEQVLTPSLAAAMVGGGMLSVLLFPMLALLGRPRVEPSADADALDIDAHE is encoded by the coding sequence ATGCAAGAGACCGCGATCGCGCTCGTCTTTGTCGCCGCGATCGCCGTGCTTGCGCCCATTCTGGCGGCGGTTGTGCGCCGCGCCCTCCTCGTCCCCCTCGTCGTCTTCGAGATCGCCCTCGGCATGGCAGTCGGCCCGAGCTGGCTCGGCTGGGTGAGCGACTCCTCCCTTCTCGAGATGCTCTCCACGCTCGGGCTCGCCATGCTGTTCTTCATGGCGGGCAACGAGATCGCGCCTTCCGCGCTCACCGGGCGTCCCGCCGCCCGCGCCTCCCTGGGGTGGCTGATATCGCTCGGCATCGCGCTCGCGGCAGGCTTCACCCTCGGGCAGGATCCTGCCGCTTCTCTCGTCATCGCGATCGCGCTCACGGGCACCGCGCTCGGCACCATCATGCCGATCCTGCGCGATGCGGGGCTGTCCAAGGGTCCGCTGGGGGCGGTGATCGTGCCGTTCGGCGCGATCGGCGAGTTCGCTCCCCTCGTGGCGATCTCCATTTTCTTGAGCGGCCGCAGTCCGCTCGCCGGCACGATCGTGTTGCTCGTCTTCGTGGCGATCGCCGGGGTCGCGGTGTGGCTCGCGGCGACCGGGCCGCGGGACTGGCTGCACCGCTTAGTGCGCTCTACCATGCACACGAGCGGCCAGTTCGCGATTCGCTTCGTCGTGCTCGTCCTCGCGGCGCTCGTCGCAGTCGCGGTGCTACTCGGTATTGATTTCCTGCTCGGCGCCTTCGTCGCGGGCATGCTCGCGAGGCTCGCTCTGCGCGGCGGAGACCCCGAGGACGAGGCGGTTGTCGAGGCCAAGCTCGAATCGCTCGCCTTCGGGTTCTTCGTGCCCGTGTTCTTCATCATGACCGGGGTGACATTCCCCCTCGACAAGCTGCTCGCCGACCAGCGCGCGCTCATCCTGGTGCCCGTGTTCGCCCTGGTGATGCTGCTCGCGCGCGGGGTGCCGGCGTTTCTGCTCGCTGGGCGCGGGGCCTCCGTGTCCGACCGCCGCACGGCCGCCTTGTTTACCGCGACCACTCTGCCGCTCGTCATCGCGGTCACCCAGATCGGTGTCGACGAGCAGGTGCTGACGCCGAGCCTCGCGGCCGCGATGGTGGGTGGCGGCATGCTGTCGGTACTGCTGTTTCCGATGCTCGCGCTCCTCGGTCGGCCCCGCGTCGAGCCATCGGCCGATGCGGATGCGCTCGACATCGACGCGCACGAATAG
- the mgtE gene encoding magnesium transporter, with product MEETVRIEQDLLQEVAAGRLSAASELLSLLSPREVADIVERTSLARAAIIYRLLSKDRALEVFERLESAVQGDLVAALRDDEVTSLFAELDPDDRAQLIEELPASVATRLLHGLPRREREQTAAILGYPVGSVGRRMSPEYVSTHPDLTVAQTMERVRRGAADAETIYTVLVTDRAREIVGVVSLREVIASDPGIRIAELMSEPEVVNATLPAEEAARLLSDGEYLLMPVVDSERRLLGILTIDDANQILRDAEEEDAARAGGAEPLRRPYLSTSVFSITRSRVVWLLVLAVSALLTVQVLDIFSATLEQQVVLALFIPLLTGTGGNTGSQAAATVIRALAVGDVRPSDVGKVLLREVQVGALLGALLGTLGFALAGLVFGLDFGIIIGLSLLIICALAATVGGAMPLLAKAIRVDPAVFSTPFISTFCDATGLIVYFTIARAVLGL from the coding sequence ATGGAAGAAACGGTTCGCATCGAACAGGACCTGCTGCAAGAAGTTGCGGCGGGTCGGCTGTCCGCCGCCTCCGAGCTCCTGAGCCTCCTCTCCCCGCGCGAGGTCGCAGACATCGTCGAGCGCACCAGCTTGGCCCGCGCCGCGATCATCTACCGCCTGCTGAGCAAGGATCGGGCACTTGAGGTGTTCGAGCGGCTCGAGTCGGCCGTCCAGGGTGACCTGGTCGCTGCGCTGCGCGATGACGAGGTCACCTCGCTCTTCGCGGAGCTCGACCCCGACGATCGGGCGCAGCTGATCGAGGAGCTCCCCGCGAGCGTCGCCACCCGTCTGCTGCACGGCCTGCCGCGCCGCGAGCGCGAGCAGACCGCGGCGATCCTGGGCTACCCGGTGGGCAGTGTGGGCCGGCGCATGAGCCCGGAGTATGTGAGCACGCACCCGGATCTGACCGTGGCGCAGACCATGGAGCGGGTGCGCCGCGGTGCCGCCGACGCCGAAACGATTTACACCGTGCTGGTCACCGACCGCGCGCGAGAAATCGTTGGCGTGGTCAGCCTGCGCGAAGTGATCGCGAGTGATCCCGGCATTCGCATCGCTGAGCTGATGAGCGAGCCGGAAGTGGTCAACGCGACACTCCCGGCGGAGGAAGCGGCTCGGTTGCTCAGCGATGGCGAGTATCTGCTGATGCCCGTGGTGGACAGCGAGCGGCGCCTGCTGGGCATCTTGACGATCGACGACGCGAACCAGATCCTGCGTGACGCGGAGGAGGAGGACGCGGCCCGCGCCGGCGGCGCCGAGCCGCTGCGCCGCCCGTACCTGTCGACCTCGGTGTTCTCGATTACCCGCTCGCGGGTCGTTTGGCTGCTCGTGCTTGCCGTCTCGGCGTTGCTGACGGTGCAAGTGCTCGACATCTTCTCGGCGACGCTTGAACAGCAGGTCGTGCTCGCCCTGTTCATCCCACTGCTCACCGGCACGGGAGGCAATACGGGTTCGCAGGCCGCCGCGACGGTCATCCGCGCCCTCGCGGTGGGTGACGTGCGCCCGAGCGACGTGGGCAAGGTGCTGCTGCGCGAGGTGCAGGTGGGTGCCCTGCTGGGCGCCCTGCTCGGCACGCTCGGCTTCGCACTCGCGGGCCTCGTGTTCGGCCTCGACTTCGGCATCATCATCGGGCTGTCGTTGCTCATCATCTGCGCGCTTGCGGCGACCGTTGGCGGGGCCATGCCGCTGCTCGCAAAGGCCATCCGTGTTGACCCCGCAGTATTCTCGACCCCCTTCATCTCGACCTTCTGCGACGCGACCGGGTTGATCGTGTACTTCACGATCGCTCGCGCCGTCCTCGGCCTGTAA
- the glyA gene encoding serine hydroxymethyltransferase yields the protein MTNQSAFFNEPLAVVDPEIAAVLTQELGRQRGTLEMIASENFVPRAVLEAQGSVLTNKYAEGYPGRRYYGGCEFVDIAEDLARDRAKSLFGAKYANVQPHSGASANAAVLSAIAEPGDTILGLELSHGGHLTHGMKLNFSGKLYKVASYGVDPETFLIDMDVVRQKALEAKPKVIIAGWSAYPRQIDFAAFRAIADEVGATLWVDMAHFAGLVAAGLHPNPVPHAHVVSSTVHKTIGGPRSGFILTNDLEIHKKINSNVFPGHQGGPLMHVIAAKATAFLLAASDEFKDRQVRTLSGAKLLASALTSDASKAAGIDVLTGGTDVHLVLADLRHSELDGQQAEDALHAVGITVNRNSVPFDPRPPMVTSGLRIGTPALATRGFGDVEFAEVSDIIARTLQPGADVEALAARVTKLADAFPLYPGLEEW from the coding sequence TTGACGAACCAGTCCGCTTTCTTCAACGAGCCCCTTGCGGTCGTCGATCCTGAGATCGCCGCAGTGCTCACCCAGGAGCTCGGCCGCCAGCGCGGCACCCTCGAGATGATCGCGAGCGAGAACTTCGTTCCGCGCGCCGTGCTCGAGGCCCAGGGCTCCGTGCTCACGAACAAGTACGCCGAGGGCTACCCCGGACGTCGCTACTACGGCGGCTGCGAGTTCGTCGACATCGCCGAGGACCTGGCCCGCGACCGTGCCAAGAGCCTGTTCGGCGCCAAGTACGCCAACGTGCAGCCCCACTCGGGTGCGTCGGCGAACGCCGCGGTGCTCTCGGCAATCGCCGAGCCGGGCGACACGATCCTGGGCCTCGAGCTGTCGCACGGTGGCCACCTCACCCACGGCATGAAGCTCAACTTCTCGGGCAAGCTCTACAAGGTCGCCTCCTACGGCGTCGACCCCGAGACGTTCCTCATCGACATGGACGTCGTTCGCCAGAAGGCGCTCGAGGCGAAGCCCAAGGTCATCATTGCCGGCTGGTCTGCGTACCCCCGTCAGATCGATTTCGCCGCGTTCCGCGCGATCGCCGATGAGGTGGGCGCGACCCTGTGGGTCGACATGGCGCACTTCGCTGGCCTCGTCGCCGCGGGCCTGCACCCGAACCCGGTGCCCCACGCGCACGTCGTCTCGTCGACCGTGCACAAGACCATCGGCGGCCCCCGCTCGGGCTTCATCCTCACGAACGACCTCGAGATCCACAAGAAGATCAACTCGAACGTCTTCCCCGGCCACCAGGGCGGCCCGCTCATGCACGTGATCGCCGCGAAGGCGACCGCGTTCCTGCTCGCCGCGAGCGACGAGTTCAAGGACCGCCAGGTGCGCACCCTCTCGGGCGCGAAGCTGCTCGCGTCGGCCCTCACCTCTGACGCGTCGAAGGCTGCTGGCATCGACGTGCTCACGGGCGGCACCGACGTGCACCTCGTGCTCGCTGACCTCCGCCACTCCGAGCTCGACGGCCAGCAGGCCGAGGACGCGCTGCACGCGGTCGGCATCACGGTCAACCGCAACTCGGTGCCCTTCGACCCGCGCCCGCCGATGGTGACGAGCGGCCTCCGCATCGGCACCCCCGCGCTCGCGACCCGCGGCTTCGGCGATGTCGAGTTCGCCGAGGTGTCGGACATCATTGCGCGTACTCTGCAGCCTGGTGCCGACGTCGAGGCGCTCGCGGCACGCGTCACGAAGCTCGCCGACGCGTTCCCGCTGTACCCCGGCCTCGAAGAGTGGTAG
- a CDS encoding glycerophosphodiester phosphodiesterase, translating to MSPRAPRRPFFRSTGLFVREAFRTIRAGGWRLVALYAGSQLAIILVALPVIRWLFAEALRASGMVGLDLGALSIGPGLPITLLLIVVITLLAFWLISLQLALLIIALGRIRAGESLHLRVVAADLSHIAKKLVRPSSAPLVGLLFFLMPLANFGFISVLTRAISVPAFITGELEKTTGGTIALIVFFAAIAFLNLRFALALPIFALSDATGGRAMRASWRLTRGFLTRASVLAAGALAILFGSVGIALVSAFALVPTVISDLQTPGASVTVAAFSLGVSQVIAVALAGITVAALAAVLVSALASWADELPASITLRELGGGLDTQTVAHRTGFNRRSALILTGLAAAIVLVLGFANLRVVQELSSHPDTLALAHRGFSQEGAENTIGGLEAAHRAGADFVEIDVMETKDRQFVVMHDANLSRLAGRDEAVADLTFDELTAITVTDQYGHEGLIPSLEEYLNRADELDQPLLIEIKLHGGEAPELVPRLVAEIEGLGYLEDHIYHGLDKPTIESLKAFRPNLTVGYTMAFAGSDAPDTTADFIVVEGWSSTPALQRAALNKGLAYLVWTVNDPEEQRQLLRDDVDGIITDRPDLAIESRGEMDQDQGVAGVLSDALARLVRLG from the coding sequence GTGAGCCCGCGCGCACCGCGTCGACCGTTCTTCCGCTCGACCGGCCTGTTCGTCCGGGAGGCGTTTCGGACCATCCGCGCGGGCGGGTGGCGGCTCGTCGCGCTGTACGCCGGGAGCCAGCTCGCCATCATCCTCGTCGCGCTTCCCGTCATCCGCTGGCTCTTCGCCGAGGCGCTGCGGGCGAGCGGCATGGTCGGGCTCGACCTCGGAGCGCTCAGCATCGGGCCGGGACTCCCGATCACGCTGCTGCTGATCGTGGTCATCACGCTGCTCGCGTTCTGGCTGATCTCGTTGCAGCTGGCGCTTCTGATCATTGCACTCGGCAGGATCCGGGCCGGGGAGTCGTTGCACCTGCGGGTCGTCGCGGCGGACCTCAGCCATATCGCGAAGAAGCTGGTGCGGCCCTCCTCGGCGCCGCTCGTCGGGCTCTTGTTCTTCCTGATGCCGCTTGCCAACTTCGGCTTCATCTCGGTGCTCACGCGCGCGATCTCGGTGCCGGCGTTCATCACGGGAGAGCTGGAGAAAACCACGGGCGGGACGATCGCGCTGATCGTGTTCTTCGCGGCGATCGCGTTCCTGAACCTGCGCTTCGCGCTCGCGTTGCCCATCTTCGCGCTGAGCGACGCGACCGGTGGCCGCGCGATGCGTGCGAGCTGGCGGCTCACCCGCGGCTTTCTCACACGGGCCTCGGTGCTTGCGGCGGGGGCACTCGCGATCCTGTTCGGCTCTGTCGGCATTGCGCTCGTGAGCGCGTTCGCCCTCGTCCCGACGGTCATCAGCGACCTGCAGACGCCCGGCGCCTCGGTCACCGTCGCGGCCTTCAGCCTGGGCGTCTCGCAGGTCATCGCCGTCGCATTGGCAGGCATCACGGTTGCGGCGCTCGCGGCCGTCCTCGTCTCCGCCCTCGCGAGCTGGGCGGACGAGCTCCCGGCCTCCATCACGCTGCGCGAGCTGGGCGGGGGCCTCGACACGCAGACCGTGGCGCACCGCACCGGGTTCAACCGCAGGTCCGCGCTGATCCTAACCGGCCTGGCCGCCGCAATCGTGCTCGTGCTCGGATTCGCGAACCTGCGCGTTGTGCAGGAGCTGAGTAGCCACCCCGACACTCTGGCACTCGCGCACCGCGGCTTCAGCCAGGAGGGCGCCGAGAACACCATCGGGGGCCTAGAGGCCGCGCACCGGGCTGGCGCGGACTTCGTCGAGATCGATGTCATGGAGACGAAGGATCGTCAGTTCGTCGTGATGCACGACGCAAACCTGTCGCGGCTCGCCGGACGCGACGAAGCCGTCGCGGACCTCACGTTTGACGAGCTCACCGCCATCACGGTGACCGATCAGTACGGCCACGAGGGGCTCATTCCCTCGCTCGAGGAGTACCTGAACCGGGCCGACGAGCTCGACCAGCCGCTACTCATCGAGATCAAGCTGCACGGGGGCGAAGCGCCCGAGCTCGTGCCCCGGCTGGTCGCAGAGATCGAGGGGCTGGGATATCTCGAAGACCACATCTACCACGGCCTCGACAAGCCCACTATCGAGTCCCTCAAAGCGTTCCGTCCGAACCTGACGGTCGGGTACACCATGGCCTTTGCCGGCTCAGACGCCCCCGACACGACCGCAGACTTCATCGTCGTCGAGGGCTGGTCCTCGACCCCGGCGCTGCAGCGAGCGGCGCTGAACAAGGGACTCGCCTACCTGGTCTGGACCGTGAACGACCCCGAAGAACAGCGCCAGCTGCTGCGCGACGACGTCGACGGAATCATCACTGACCGTCCGGATCTCGCGATCGAGTCCCGCGGGGAAATGGACCAGGATCAGGGTGTCGCCGGGGTGCTCTCGGACGCGCTCGCGCGGTTGGTGCGGCTGGGGTAG